A part of Gemmatimonas groenlandica genomic DNA contains:
- a CDS encoding dihydrodipicolinate synthase family protein, producing MPNTPIGGLMVPAASCFTATGNLDRAAFQSNIDAYVGHGVDGVLVAGSSGESSLLDCDDRRQLLTWARERLSDDQWLLAGVGSESTRQTISRAHDAKAAGATAALVISPHYFLKRMTEPALLAHFRAVADASPLPVLLYNMPAYAHLVLSPTFVHEMAQHENVIGMKDSAGNIPVFTQYLESQGPNFRVLTGSGATVVPALAAGASGAILAIALYAGPLVREMVNAFRAGDVDGATVLQARLAPLATDIAGAMGPAGIKAALDLVGLHGGPPRSPLLPANADEVAIVRARLETAGLLPS from the coding sequence ATGCCGAACACTCCCATTGGTGGGCTCATGGTGCCTGCCGCCTCCTGCTTTACCGCGACGGGTAACCTCGACCGCGCCGCGTTCCAGTCCAACATCGATGCGTATGTCGGCCACGGCGTCGACGGCGTGCTCGTTGCCGGCTCGAGCGGCGAATCCTCGCTGCTCGACTGCGATGATCGTCGACAGCTGTTGACGTGGGCGCGCGAGCGTCTCTCCGACGACCAGTGGCTGCTGGCCGGCGTCGGCAGCGAGAGCACCCGTCAGACGATTTCGCGCGCGCATGACGCGAAGGCGGCCGGGGCGACCGCGGCGCTGGTGATCTCGCCGCACTACTTCCTGAAGCGGATGACGGAGCCGGCATTGCTGGCACATTTCCGCGCGGTGGCCGATGCGAGTCCGTTGCCGGTGTTGCTCTACAACATGCCGGCGTACGCGCATCTGGTGTTGAGCCCGACCTTCGTGCACGAGATGGCACAGCACGAGAACGTGATCGGCATGAAGGACAGCGCGGGCAACATCCCGGTTTTCACGCAGTATCTCGAATCGCAGGGCCCGAACTTTCGCGTACTGACCGGCAGCGGGGCGACGGTCGTGCCGGCGCTGGCGGCCGGGGCCTCGGGGGCCATTCTGGCGATCGCGTTGTACGCGGGCCCGCTGGTGCGTGAGATGGTCAATGCCTTCCGGGCGGGCGATGTGGACGGCGCGACCGTGCTGCAGGCGCGTCTGGCGCCGCTGGCGACGGACATTGCCGGGGCCATGGGACCGGCGGGGATCAAGGCGGCGCTCGATCTGGTGGGGCTGCATGGTGGACCGCCGCGCAGTCCGTTGCTCCCCGCGAATGCGGACGAGGTCGCTATCGTGCGGGCGCGTCTCGAAACAGCGGGGCTGCTGCCGTCGTAG
- a CDS encoding type IV pilus twitching motility protein PilT has protein sequence MAIERIIKAAVERGASDVHIKAGDVVRARIDGRLVVLTKQALTAEQTRAIALHFMTSDAERSTIDTLKDHDCSWHSPGVGRFRVNIMRQRAAHSIVMRVIPENVPTFQSLKLPPVLDKIAHTERGMVLVTGVTGSGKSSTMAALVNAINASYEKHILTLENPIEFIHADLKSSVTQREVGIDTESFRMGLRAALRQDPDVILIGEMRDPETIDTAMKAAETGHLLISTLHTPDAQSTIMRIVAMFPPDEQTVVRMRLAESLHAVVSQRLLPRANGQGRVVACEVMIVTSTIRDLIAEGNIVEIRDYIADGVQYGMRTFDQHLTELVNGNEVTFEVAKAAATNPADFELSFRMGKNRQSPPSGVRGIASRPTGSTKSVTQGMGAVATPSGLGANPLGTGPTMPPIATSPSGHSAVSSPNPLGNDTVFGSGFESLFGS, from the coding sequence GTGGCGATTGAGCGAATCATCAAGGCGGCAGTCGAACGCGGTGCGTCCGACGTGCACATCAAGGCGGGGGACGTGGTGCGTGCGCGCATCGACGGCCGCCTCGTGGTGCTGACGAAGCAGGCGCTCACCGCCGAGCAGACGCGTGCGATTGCCTTGCATTTCATGACGTCGGACGCGGAACGCTCCACGATCGACACGCTCAAGGACCACGACTGCTCCTGGCACTCGCCGGGCGTCGGCCGATTCCGCGTGAACATCATGCGGCAGCGCGCGGCCCATTCCATCGTGATGCGCGTGATCCCGGAGAATGTGCCGACGTTCCAGTCGCTCAAGCTGCCGCCGGTGCTCGACAAGATCGCGCATACGGAGCGCGGCATGGTGCTGGTGACCGGTGTGACGGGTTCCGGTAAATCGAGCACGATGGCCGCCCTGGTGAATGCGATCAACGCGTCGTACGAGAAGCACATTCTCACGCTCGAGAATCCGATCGAGTTCATTCACGCCGACTTGAAGAGCTCGGTGACGCAGCGTGAAGTGGGCATCGACACCGAGAGCTTCCGCATGGGCCTCCGTGCCGCGCTGCGTCAGGATCCCGACGTGATCCTGATCGGCGAAATGCGCGATCCGGAAACGATCGACACGGCGATGAAGGCGGCGGAGACCGGTCACTTGCTGATCTCGACGCTACACACGCCCGACGCGCAGAGCACGATCATGCGCATCGTGGCGATGTTCCCGCCCGATGAGCAGACGGTCGTGCGCATGCGTCTCGCCGAATCGTTGCATGCCGTGGTCTCGCAACGGCTGCTGCCGCGCGCGAACGGACAAGGACGCGTGGTGGCGTGTGAAGTGATGATCGTGACGTCGACGATCCGCGATCTGATCGCCGAGGGCAACATCGTCGAGATCCGCGACTACATCGCCGACGGCGTGCAGTACGGCATGCGGACGTTCGATCAGCATCTCACGGAGCTGGTGAACGGCAACGAAGTGACGTTCGAGGTGGCGAAAGCGGCGGCGACCAACCCGGCCGACTTCGAGTTGAGCTTCCGCATGGGCAAGAACCGGCAGTCGCCTCCCTCGGGAGTGCGCGGGATCGCGTCGCGGCCTACCGGGAGCACGAAGTCGGTGACGCAGGGGATGGGCGCGGTGGCCACGCCCAGTGGTCTCGGAGCGAACCCGCTGGGCACCGGTCCGACGATGCCGCCGATCGCGACGAGTCCGAGTGGTCATTCGGCGGTGTCGAGCCCGAATCCGCTCGGGAACGACACGGTTTTTGGCAGCGGGTTCGAGAGTCTCTTCGGGAGCTGA
- a CDS encoding PEGA domain-containing protein, whose amino-acid sequence MKNRPYVVPLVVGLFVGGCAHSAPGTSAGASVNTSSAASTCASANGVGKLRLSLTLQPAVSETTEALVRLESETERSTVRVNATLGTTFELRPGTYRLSISLPGYNNAERTAIIDCGSDKALTVQLTRKR is encoded by the coding sequence ATGAAGAACCGGCCATACGTCGTCCCGCTGGTCGTGGGACTGTTCGTGGGTGGCTGCGCGCATTCCGCTCCCGGCACATCGGCGGGCGCATCCGTGAACACGTCCTCCGCCGCGTCGACCTGCGCCTCAGCGAATGGCGTGGGTAAACTCCGGTTGTCGCTGACACTGCAACCCGCCGTGTCAGAAACGACAGAAGCGCTCGTTCGCCTCGAAAGCGAAACAGAGCGCTCCACCGTTAGGGTGAATGCCACCCTCGGCACCACCTTCGAACTGCGTCCGGGAACTTACCGGCTATCCATCTCGCTGCCCGGCTACAACAATGCGGAGCGCACGGCCATCATCGACTGCGGGTCCGACAAGGCACTCACGGTCCAGCTGACCAGGAAGCGATAG
- the ftcD gene encoding glutamate formimidoyltransferase has protein sequence MSLVECVPNFSEGRDPAVIAAIRDAIANTPGAHVLDVSSDPSHHRTVITFVASLEAAVPAAFAAMRVAKERIDLTTHQGEHPRIGATDVVPFIPLEGATMEHCVALARELGARAAAELGIPVYLYERAASSPARENLADVRRGEFEGLRDDIRTNSARKPDFGSSEIHPTAGATAIGARPFLVAYNVYLGDARNLPVAKDVAKAIRGSSGGLRYVKGLGMEVDGQAQVSMNLVDTEKTPLHRVFEIVKSEAAAHGVLPTWSEIVGLVPERVLLDAGARHVQLRGFSKAMLLETKVREVIAGGEAVESFMARVADASPTPGGGSVAAHVGALGAALAQMVAGLTIGKKKYAAVEEQMKQLTIDAYTLRRQLSELVQRDADSYERVRTAYTMAKEPEHAVARADAIRDALVFASRVPLETAQLAVRVAAIAATVAELGNSNAVTDACVAALMAEAACKGAVLNVRINVVSLDEQGTQTGAQLASEARACLDAASVHARVAEAAAERAMVPA, from the coding sequence GTGTCTCTCGTCGAATGCGTCCCCAACTTCTCTGAAGGCCGCGACCCTGCGGTGATCGCCGCGATTCGCGACGCCATCGCGAACACCCCCGGCGCTCACGTGCTCGACGTGTCCAGCGATCCGTCGCATCATCGCACGGTGATCACCTTCGTGGCATCGCTCGAGGCGGCCGTGCCGGCAGCGTTCGCCGCGATGCGGGTCGCGAAGGAGCGCATCGATCTCACCACGCATCAAGGGGAGCATCCCCGCATCGGCGCCACCGACGTCGTCCCGTTCATTCCGCTCGAAGGCGCCACGATGGAGCACTGTGTCGCGCTCGCCCGCGAACTCGGTGCGCGCGCGGCGGCGGAGCTCGGCATTCCGGTTTACCTGTACGAACGCGCCGCCAGCTCACCCGCTCGCGAGAACCTCGCCGACGTGCGTCGCGGTGAATTCGAAGGGCTCCGCGACGACATCCGCACGAATTCCGCGCGCAAACCCGACTTCGGGTCGAGCGAAATCCATCCCACGGCCGGTGCCACGGCGATCGGTGCGCGTCCATTCCTGGTCGCCTACAACGTCTATCTCGGCGACGCCAGGAATCTTCCCGTCGCGAAGGACGTCGCGAAGGCGATTCGGGGGTCGTCGGGCGGCCTGCGCTACGTGAAGGGACTCGGGATGGAGGTCGACGGGCAGGCGCAGGTCTCCATGAATCTGGTCGACACCGAGAAGACGCCACTGCATCGCGTGTTCGAGATCGTAAAGTCCGAAGCGGCCGCACACGGTGTCTTGCCGACGTGGAGCGAGATCGTCGGTCTGGTTCCCGAGCGCGTGCTGCTCGACGCCGGCGCGCGTCACGTGCAGTTGCGCGGTTTCTCCAAGGCGATGCTGCTGGAGACGAAGGTACGCGAGGTCATCGCCGGCGGTGAAGCGGTCGAGAGCTTCATGGCACGTGTTGCCGATGCCTCGCCCACGCCGGGAGGCGGCAGTGTGGCTGCGCACGTCGGCGCGCTGGGCGCGGCGCTCGCGCAGATGGTCGCTGGACTCACGATCGGCAAGAAGAAGTACGCCGCCGTCGAAGAGCAGATGAAGCAGCTCACCATCGACGCCTACACGCTGCGCCGACAACTCTCCGAGCTGGTGCAGCGTGATGCCGATTCCTACGAACGCGTGCGGACGGCCTACACGATGGCGAAGGAGCCGGAGCATGCTGTGGCGCGCGCGGATGCTATTCGAGACGCATTGGTGTTCGCGTCACGCGTGCCCCTCGAAACGGCGCAGCTCGCCGTGCGGGTCGCCGCGATCGCGGCCACGGTCGCGGAGCTGGGGAACAGCAACGCCGTGACCGACGCCTGCGTTGCCGCCCTGATGGCGGAAGCGGCCTGCAAAGGCGCCGTGCTCAATGTGCGCATCAACGTGGTATCGCTCGATGAGCAAGGCACGCAAACGGGTGCGCAACTCGCCTCGGAGGCCCGCGCTTGTCTCGATGCGGCATCGGTGCACGCCCGCGTGGCGGAAGCGGCGGCCGAGCGCGCGATGGTACCGGCATGA
- a CDS encoding D-2-hydroxyacid dehydrogenase: MTETPGRRRLVVDLQSTSPHMRVPLWAAERIAAAAPDGWEVVHIASPSKSIGSGSNMASDETLAVITRAEGYLGYGVPAGLLQAAPHLGWAHSAAAGVGASVTPELRASGVVFTNSAGVYGEPMADTVLAGVLHFVRGLDFATRQQAASTWNQLPFIHRDLSARAEVRELAELRVLIVGAGGIGTAVARRFSALGCRCVGIRRRPELGAPEGFARVEGPGALDAELPDADVLVLAAPLTGGSASLLDARRLALLPAGAIVVNVARGALVSDEALLDSLNRNHLRGAVLDVFNTEPLPVDNPYWQHPKVLVTPHVSGVSPQHWRRVLELFEDNWRRWQAGTPLRNVVDLDAGY; encoded by the coding sequence GTGACCGAGACGCCGGGCCGTCGACGGCTCGTGGTGGATCTGCAGAGCACCTCACCGCACATGCGGGTGCCGCTTTGGGCCGCTGAACGGATCGCGGCGGCGGCGCCGGATGGATGGGAGGTCGTCCACATCGCCTCGCCGTCGAAGTCGATTGGCAGCGGCAGCAACATGGCCAGCGACGAGACGCTGGCCGTGATCACGCGAGCCGAGGGATACCTGGGCTACGGTGTGCCGGCGGGGTTGCTGCAGGCCGCTCCGCATTTGGGATGGGCGCACAGCGCGGCGGCGGGGGTCGGCGCGTCGGTGACTCCGGAGCTGCGCGCCAGCGGGGTCGTCTTCACGAACAGCGCGGGCGTGTACGGCGAGCCGATGGCCGATACCGTGTTGGCCGGGGTACTGCACTTCGTACGCGGGCTCGACTTCGCGACACGGCAGCAGGCCGCGTCCACGTGGAATCAATTGCCGTTCATTCACCGCGATCTCAGCGCGCGCGCGGAGGTCCGTGAACTCGCCGAGCTTCGTGTCCTGATCGTCGGGGCGGGTGGCATCGGTACCGCGGTGGCCCGTCGGTTTTCGGCGTTGGGGTGCCGTTGCGTGGGGATCCGCCGTCGACCAGAACTCGGCGCGCCCGAAGGCTTTGCGCGGGTGGAGGGCCCGGGTGCCCTCGATGCGGAGCTACCGGACGCCGATGTGCTCGTGCTGGCCGCGCCGTTGACCGGAGGCAGCGCTTCGTTATTGGACGCCCGGCGGCTGGCGTTGCTCCCCGCCGGGGCAATCGTCGTGAACGTAGCGCGGGGCGCGCTGGTCTCCGACGAGGCGCTGCTGGATTCGTTAAACCGGAATCATCTACGTGGCGCCGTGTTGGATGTATTCAATACGGAGCCGCTACCGGTCGACAATCCATACTGGCAGCATCCGAAGGTTCTGGTGACTCCTCATGTGTCGGGTGTCTCGCCGCAACATTGGCGGCGGGTGCTCGAGCTGTTCGAAGACAACTGGCGGCGCTGGCAGGCGGGCACACCGCTGCGCAACGTCGTGGACCTCGATGCGGGCTATTGA
- a CDS encoding inositol monophosphatase family protein: MTSSAHPKRREWRDAAIAAADTAARFITYEAMSHRTLAWEEKSATDFVSRVDVGAEERIRDMITSRIPGIRIVGEELSADARPDEGLVAIVDPLDGTTNFLHGFPNYCVSICIALDGVPQAGVVHDVARGGVLHATAGDGAFVDSSRLQVSTTTTPARALIGTGIPFKDVSQADLYLRQLRRLMPIISGVRRAGSAALDLSDVARGRFDGFWELFLNPWDLAAGVLLVREAGGRVTDLEGRDARLTSGPIVASNGMLHDWFLGMLNEGEGTTTVPAPDPA, from the coding sequence ATGACATCGTCCGCACACCCGAAGCGCCGCGAGTGGCGCGACGCCGCCATCGCCGCCGCGGATACGGCCGCGCGCTTCATCACGTACGAGGCGATGTCGCACCGTACGCTGGCCTGGGAGGAGAAGAGCGCGACGGACTTCGTGAGCCGGGTCGATGTCGGGGCCGAGGAGCGCATCCGCGACATGATCACGTCGAGGATCCCCGGCATTCGGATCGTGGGCGAAGAGTTGAGCGCCGATGCGCGCCCCGATGAGGGCCTGGTCGCGATCGTCGACCCCCTCGACGGTACCACCAACTTCCTGCATGGCTTTCCGAACTATTGCGTCTCGATCTGCATTGCGCTCGACGGGGTACCGCAAGCTGGCGTCGTGCACGACGTGGCCCGCGGTGGCGTCCTGCACGCCACGGCCGGCGACGGGGCCTTCGTGGACAGCAGTCGGTTGCAGGTGTCCACGACTACAACCCCCGCCCGGGCCCTCATCGGCACCGGCATTCCGTTCAAGGATGTCTCGCAGGCCGACCTCTATCTCCGTCAGCTCCGACGCCTCATGCCGATCATCTCCGGTGTGCGCCGCGCCGGTTCGGCGGCGCTCGACCTCTCGGATGTGGCCCGCGGCCGCTTTGACGGATTCTGGGAGCTTTTCCTGAACCCCTGGGACCTCGCCGCCGGCGTGCTGCTGGTACGCGAAGCCGGAGGTCGCGTTACCGACCTCGAGGGGCGCGATGCACGCCTGACGAGTGGGCCAATCGTCGCCAGCAACGGTATGCTTCATGACTGGTTCCTTGGCATGCTCAACGAAGGTGAAGGCACTACCACCGTTCCCGCCCCCGACCCCGCCTGA
- the trpS gene encoding tryptophan--tRNA ligase produces MARIFSGIQPSGELHIGNYLGAVKNWVQLQETHPGALFCVVDYHAITGAYDPAVLRARRWGMAKSLLAAGIDPAKCALFMQSDVPEHTELSWIFTTLTPLGDLERQTQFKDKSSKVESIPAGLLMYPVLQSADILLYRADSVPVGEDQIQHLELARDTARKWNAKFGQEYFPEPKPLLTPTRRIMGLDGQSKMSKSLGNTIGLMETDDEIWAKLRPAMTDPQRVRKTDVGRPEVCNIFQLHKAFSSAETVAHVDAQCRTAGWGCMDCKKVLQEGMVQELTPIRRRAEMLDTEPQRVLDALASGAETARGIARETMREVRGYMGLDAVTIPTDSPA; encoded by the coding sequence ATGGCACGCATCTTCAGCGGCATCCAGCCTTCGGGCGAACTCCACATCGGCAATTACCTCGGCGCCGTCAAGAATTGGGTCCAGCTCCAGGAGACTCATCCTGGCGCCCTGTTCTGTGTCGTCGACTATCACGCGATCACCGGCGCCTACGATCCGGCGGTGCTGCGCGCGCGGCGCTGGGGCATGGCCAAATCGCTGCTGGCCGCCGGCATCGATCCGGCCAAGTGCGCGCTGTTCATGCAGAGCGATGTACCGGAGCACACCGAGCTCTCGTGGATCTTCACGACGCTCACGCCGCTGGGTGATCTCGAGCGGCAGACGCAGTTCAAGGACAAGTCGTCCAAGGTGGAGAGCATTCCCGCCGGCTTGCTCATGTATCCCGTGCTGCAGAGTGCGGACATCCTGCTGTATCGCGCCGATTCCGTGCCTGTCGGTGAAGACCAGATTCAGCATCTCGAGTTGGCGCGTGATACCGCACGCAAGTGGAATGCGAAGTTCGGGCAGGAGTATTTCCCCGAGCCGAAGCCGCTGCTCACGCCGACGCGCCGCATCATGGGGCTCGACGGACAGTCGAAGATGTCGAAATCGCTGGGCAACACCATCGGCCTGATGGAAACCGACGACGAGATCTGGGCGAAGCTGCGTCCGGCGATGACCGATCCGCAGCGCGTGCGCAAGACCGATGTGGGGCGCCCCGAGGTGTGCAACATCTTCCAGCTGCACAAGGCATTCAGCAGTGCGGAGACCGTCGCGCATGTCGATGCGCAGTGCCGCACTGCCGGGTGGGGGTGCATGGACTGCAAGAAGGTGTTGCAGGAGGGCATGGTGCAGGAGCTCACGCCGATCCGTCGCCGTGCAGAAATGCTCGACACCGAACCGCAGCGCGTACTCGATGCGCTGGCCAGTGGTGCCGAGACGGCGCGGGGAATCGCGCGCGAAACCATGCGCGAGGTGCGCGGCTACATGGGCCTCGACGCGGTCACCATCCCCACCGATAGCCCGGCGTGA
- the map gene encoding type I methionyl aminopeptidase → MAIGGSAPATLLKSPREIDIMARGGALLYATLQHMKAHVRPGISTGELDALCEAFIRSHAGAEPAFKGLYGFPGSACISINEEIVHGIPSRKRVLNDGDIVKLDFGVKLEGMYTDSAITVPVGVIDEQTQRLLEVTKRSLDAGIAAATPDNHVGDIGAAVQAVVEAAGFSVVRELVGHGVGFSPHEELQIPNYGKPKRGKKLSVGLTIAIEPMVNVGTAKTKTLSDKWTVVTVDAKRSAHFEHTVAITEHGPRILTQPLG, encoded by the coding sequence ATGGCGATCGGCGGATCTGCTCCTGCTACGTTGCTCAAGTCACCGCGCGAGATCGACATTATGGCGCGCGGTGGCGCCCTGCTGTACGCCACGCTGCAGCACATGAAGGCCCATGTTCGACCGGGCATCAGTACCGGTGAGCTCGACGCGCTCTGTGAGGCGTTCATTCGCTCGCATGCCGGCGCTGAGCCGGCCTTCAAGGGACTCTACGGATTCCCGGGCAGCGCCTGCATCTCGATCAACGAAGAGATCGTTCATGGCATCCCGTCGCGAAAGCGCGTGCTGAACGATGGCGACATCGTGAAGCTCGATTTCGGCGTCAAGCTCGAAGGCATGTATACCGACTCCGCCATTACGGTGCCGGTCGGTGTCATCGACGAGCAGACGCAGCGGCTGCTCGAAGTCACCAAGCGCTCGCTTGATGCCGGCATCGCGGCCGCGACGCCAGACAATCATGTGGGCGACATCGGCGCCGCCGTGCAGGCGGTCGTGGAAGCGGCCGGCTTCTCGGTGGTGCGCGAGCTGGTGGGGCATGGCGTCGGTTTCTCGCCGCACGAAGAGCTACAGATCCCGAACTACGGTAAGCCGAAGCGCGGGAAGAAGCTCAGCGTGGGGCTCACAATCGCCATCGAACCGATGGTCAACGTGGGGACGGCCAAGACCAAGACGCTGAGCGACAAGTGGACCGTCGTGACGGTGGATGCCAAGCGCTCAGCGCACTTCGAGCACACGGTGGCCATCACCGAGCACGGGCCGCGAATTCTCACGCAGCCGCTCGGCTAG
- a CDS encoding adenylate kinase — MIIVLLGPPGAGKGTQGERLAARLDVPKIATGDVLRAAVRDGTPLGLEAKAAMDRGDLVPDDVIMGIMKEALASPTAAKGAILDGVVRTTPQADGVAAMLSDLGRKVDAVLLFDIAEDELVRRLSGRTTCDACQRPFFGRQPGESCDADGKTGTLVRRKDDEPDAVRKRLQVYRDQTSPVINWYEEHGPRVVRIDAIGSLEEVEARALHVLGY; from the coding sequence ATGATCATTGTCCTGCTTGGACCGCCTGGTGCGGGCAAGGGGACTCAAGGCGAGCGGCTTGCCGCTCGCCTTGACGTTCCTAAGATCGCCACCGGCGATGTACTCCGCGCCGCGGTACGTGACGGCACTCCGCTCGGTCTCGAAGCGAAGGCTGCTATGGATCGCGGCGATCTGGTCCCCGATGACGTGATCATGGGGATCATGAAGGAAGCGCTGGCGTCTCCAACGGCTGCGAAGGGAGCGATCCTGGACGGAGTGGTTCGTACCACGCCGCAGGCCGACGGTGTCGCCGCCATGCTTTCGGATCTCGGCCGCAAGGTCGATGCGGTGTTGTTGTTCGATATTGCGGAAGACGAGTTGGTGCGCCGCCTGAGCGGACGTACCACGTGCGACGCCTGCCAGCGCCCGTTCTTCGGACGCCAGCCTGGGGAATCGTGCGACGCCGATGGAAAGACCGGCACGCTCGTTCGCCGTAAGGATGACGAGCCGGACGCGGTGCGGAAGCGTCTGCAGGTCTATCGCGATCAGACCTCGCCGGTGATCAACTGGTACGAGGAGCACGGCCCCCGGGTCGTGCGGATCGACGCCATTGGCTCACTCGAAGAGGTCGAGGCTCGCGCCCTGCACGTGCTCGGGTACTGA